The following proteins are co-located in the Castanea sativa cultivar Marrone di Chiusa Pesio chromosome 8, ASM4071231v1 genome:
- the LOC142606386 gene encoding uncharacterized protein LOC142606386 yields the protein MQKYLKLVRRLAQGFDKLNFVRIPRNQNAEADEVAKMASSIEEPTNKEILMEIQKYPSIEEVPVFPIQNIGGWMAPIVSYLQNGHLPHDSMEARKIKARAARFTILNDTLYKRGFSSPYLKCIDEEEAKYVLHEIHEGICGDHAGPRSLVSKVIRTGYFWPTMRADATELVERCDKCREVRERPEGCPAKR from the coding sequence atgcagaagtacctcaagtTGGTCAGGCGTCTAGCTCAGGGGTTCGACAAGTTGAATTTCGTCAGGATCCCGAGAAACCAGAATGCAGAGGCAGACGAGGTCGCCAAGATGGCCTCGTCCATAGAAGAACCAACGAACAAGGAGATTCTCATGGAGATCCAAAAATACCCTAGCATTGAGGAGGTCCCAGTATTCCCCATCCAGAACATAGGTGGTTGGATGGCACCAATCGTTTCATACCTTCAAAACGGGCATCTCCCTCATGACTCAATGGAGGCCAGGAAGATTAAAGCAAGGGCGGCCAggtttacaattttgaatgataccttatacaaaagaggattctcatCGCCTTATTTGAAGTGTAtcgacgaggaagaagctaAGTACGTCCTCCACGAAATCCACGAGGGGATTTGCGGAGATCACGCCGGGCCCAGGTCCTTGGTAAGCAAAGTTATTAGAACAGGATATTTTTGGCCAACTATGCGGGCGGACGCTACGGAGCTCGTCGAGAGGTGCGATAAGTGCCGAGAGGTTCGGGAACGTCCGGAGGGCTGCCCGGCGAAAAGATGA